A single region of the Plantactinospora soyae genome encodes:
- a CDS encoding radical SAM protein: protein MAHVLSSLSELFIWPHAGCNQRCVSCDIWQDTSRREIDATDVKRWADQWAALGVRKVVLVGGEPLMHRNLFGIAAPLRERGMKLELLSTGPLLSRYAEQVTTWFDAVLVSLDGPPTIHDEVRRVRHAFRLLEAGIAAVRKVNPDFTLFARCTVHRYNYRHLPETVRTAQRLGIDRISFIPADLTTEAFNRSGGWDEARQHDLAVPAAELPRLAAEIDRLSEECADSYASGLVEESPSHLRTYLYGHYRAFHGLAEHADRTCSRPWDSAVVEVDGTVRPCFFLEPYGNLHEAGDLHAVVNSPAAVHWRAELDVATNEVCQRCPCFRSVRPRSSPGGDRP from the coding sequence GTGGCACACGTGCTCTCGTCCCTGTCCGAACTGTTCATCTGGCCACACGCGGGCTGCAACCAGCGCTGCGTGTCGTGTGACATCTGGCAAGACACGTCTCGTCGGGAGATCGACGCCACAGACGTGAAACGCTGGGCCGACCAGTGGGCGGCGCTGGGTGTGCGGAAGGTCGTCCTCGTCGGCGGCGAGCCACTGATGCACCGAAATCTGTTCGGCATCGCCGCTCCGCTACGCGAGCGCGGGATGAAGCTGGAACTGCTCTCCACCGGACCGCTGCTGAGCAGGTACGCCGAACAGGTGACCACGTGGTTCGATGCCGTTCTCGTCAGCCTGGACGGCCCGCCGACGATCCACGACGAGGTCCGCCGGGTACGGCATGCGTTCCGGTTGCTGGAGGCCGGCATCGCGGCGGTGCGGAAGGTGAACCCGGACTTCACCCTCTTCGCCAGGTGTACCGTGCACCGCTACAACTACCGGCACCTGCCGGAGACCGTGCGTACGGCGCAGCGGCTCGGCATAGACCGGATCAGCTTCATCCCCGCCGATCTGACCACCGAGGCGTTCAACCGGAGCGGCGGATGGGACGAGGCTCGACAGCACGACCTGGCCGTACCGGCCGCCGAACTGCCCCGGCTGGCAGCGGAGATCGACCGTCTCTCCGAGGAGTGCGCCGACTCGTACGCCAGTGGTCTCGTTGAAGAGTCGCCCAGCCACCTACGGACGTACCTGTACGGGCACTACCGAGCCTTCCACGGATTGGCGGAGCATGCCGACCGGACCTGCAGCCGCCCGTGGGACTCCGCAGTCGTCGAGGTGGACGGCACCGTCCGGCCCTGTTTCTTCCTGGAGCCCTACGGAAACCTGCACGAGGCGGGAGACCTGCACGCCGTCGTCAATTCGCCGGCTGCGGTGCACTGGCGCGCCGAGCTCGACGTGGCCACGAACGAGGTGTGCCAGCGCTGTCCGTGTTTCCGATCCGTCCGTCCACGGTCGAGCCCCGGCGGCGACCGGCCGTGA
- a CDS encoding Stf0 family sulfotransferase translates to MVLEYIVCANPRSGSSLLCSTLASVPGAGAPREVFFRGSVHVNLTAWGGAAPGSTRQQPKPSAGFDYLRHARQFAVQNGARAAKVHWDQVSWCRERLGIDPFELFERRGPELMHIYVWRDDMVAQAVSAMIAEATRIYHRRTSEPTVDIENSAGPASKPPEYEFSFLVNYLGVIQEDEKSWRRYFDERGIAPYLVRYEDLAADPAGAATEALAYLRVRHTVVPNSDLEVLRTSLNKEFAERFRTELVGSGIAAGLPPEVRKRCGLR, encoded by the coding sequence GTGGTGCTGGAATACATCGTGTGTGCCAATCCACGCAGCGGGAGCAGCCTGCTGTGCAGCACCCTGGCCAGCGTTCCGGGAGCCGGGGCGCCGAGAGAGGTCTTTTTCCGTGGCTCAGTGCACGTAAACCTCACTGCCTGGGGCGGTGCGGCGCCGGGATCGACCCGCCAGCAGCCGAAACCGAGTGCCGGATTCGACTACCTCCGGCATGCGCGCCAGTTCGCTGTCCAGAATGGCGCCCGGGCCGCCAAGGTGCATTGGGACCAGGTTTCGTGGTGTCGCGAGAGGCTCGGGATCGACCCGTTCGAGTTGTTCGAGCGTCGCGGCCCTGAACTGATGCACATCTACGTCTGGCGGGACGACATGGTTGCCCAGGCGGTGTCGGCGATGATTGCGGAGGCCACCAGGATCTACCACCGACGGACCAGCGAACCCACCGTCGATATCGAGAACTCGGCGGGACCCGCCAGCAAGCCACCGGAGTACGAGTTTTCCTTCTTGGTCAACTATCTCGGGGTGATCCAGGAAGACGAGAAGAGTTGGCGCCGCTACTTCGACGAGCGGGGCATCGCACCGTACCTGGTCAGATACGAGGATCTCGCGGCCGACCCGGCGGGCGCGGCGACGGAGGCCCTGGCATATCTTCGGGTACGGCACACGGTCGTACCCAATTCCGACCTCGAGGTGCTGCGTACCAGCCTGAACAAGGAATTTGCCGAACGCTTTCGAACGGAGCTGGTCGGCAGCGGAATCGCAGCCGGCCTTCCACCGGAAGTGCGGAAACGGTGCGGCCTCCGGTGA
- a CDS encoding class I SAM-dependent methyltransferase, whose translation MQALAPLSSTYLPWTVSAMRPSGVVAVLNEIVVNRRRAVLELGGGVSSFYLGRLLRNRGGHLWTVEHDERWADLLEQDLVGEGLDGVVTVIRAPLTPIPCGWPGEDAVWYERERLMGALAQVPVDLLVIDGPPAYQTGQEHSRYPAVPLLSPTLADDYAIVLDDINRPGEQEIMRCWEEQFELTFERRIVDGGIGIGRPRPAYTV comes from the coding sequence ATGCAGGCGCTGGCTCCGTTGTCGTCGACCTATCTACCGTGGACCGTGAGTGCGATGCGGCCCAGTGGGGTCGTCGCGGTGCTGAACGAGATTGTCGTCAACCGGCGTCGTGCAGTTCTCGAGTTGGGCGGTGGCGTCTCAAGCTTCTACCTCGGCCGCCTACTGCGGAACCGGGGCGGGCATCTCTGGACGGTGGAGCACGACGAGCGCTGGGCGGATCTGCTGGAACAGGATCTGGTGGGCGAGGGTCTGGATGGTGTGGTCACGGTCATCCGGGCTCCGCTGACACCGATCCCTTGCGGATGGCCGGGCGAGGATGCCGTCTGGTACGAACGTGAGAGGCTCATGGGTGCGCTCGCGCAGGTACCTGTCGACCTGCTCGTCATCGACGGGCCTCCCGCCTACCAGACCGGCCAGGAACATTCTCGGTATCCCGCCGTTCCTCTTCTGTCTCCAACGCTCGCCGACGACTACGCCATCGTCCTTGACGACATCAACAGGCCCGGTGAGCAGGAAATCATGCGGTGTTGGGAGGAGCAGTTCGAGCTGACGTTCGAGCGCCGCATCGTCGATGGCGGGATCGGAATCGGTCGCCCCCGGCCCGCATACACCGTTTGA
- a CDS encoding glycosyltransferase domain-containing protein has translation MKVVTIATDLENAFLKRLLTTSCEAVGLDLVILHVDKEAFKFKDKRTALTRYLAQCPRSDELIVFTDAYDTLFLRGEQYIRTAYEGFAQKVVFSAEPNSWPLGAIGFALQESPPARPYPYLNSGGFIGSVGDILALCAKYPKPPSDRFPLLRHLRGHDYDTDKRFGFSDQYYWTLVRLLEAETVGLDNTARLFEYLGPAVGDVWDPNIKIGIKDFFARGKEAASYQRERERLVARLQSPSDAAQVHFASIITKAVALDLFDEGRLPDWLGGFRGATGSDRPATEVVHVGSWPNAT, from the coding sequence ATGAAGGTAGTCACCATAGCGACGGATCTCGAGAACGCCTTCCTCAAGCGGTTGTTGACGACATCGTGCGAGGCTGTCGGTCTCGATCTGGTCATCCTCCACGTAGACAAGGAGGCGTTCAAGTTCAAGGACAAGCGGACGGCCCTTACCCGTTACCTCGCGCAATGTCCCAGGTCTGACGAGCTGATCGTCTTCACCGATGCCTATGACACGCTCTTCCTCCGTGGTGAGCAGTACATCCGCACCGCGTACGAAGGCTTCGCGCAGAAGGTGGTGTTCAGCGCCGAGCCGAACAGTTGGCCCTTGGGGGCCATCGGCTTCGCGCTGCAAGAGAGCCCGCCTGCCCGCCCCTATCCCTATCTGAACAGCGGCGGCTTCATAGGGTCCGTCGGCGATATTCTTGCTCTCTGTGCCAAGTATCCCAAGCCCCCTAGCGACCGGTTCCCACTACTGCGGCACCTGCGGGGGCACGACTACGATACGGACAAGCGGTTCGGCTTCAGTGACCAGTATTATTGGACGCTGGTTCGACTCCTTGAGGCCGAGACGGTCGGGCTCGACAATACCGCCAGGCTCTTCGAATATCTTGGCCCTGCGGTAGGGGATGTCTGGGACCCGAACATAAAAATAGGAATCAAGGACTTCTTTGCCCGAGGTAAGGAGGCTGCGAGCTATCAACGTGAGCGCGAGCGGCTCGTGGCGCGGCTACAGTCGCCCAGCGACGCCGCCCAGGTCCATTTCGCGAGCATCATAACGAAGGCAGTGGCGCTCGACCTGTTCGACGAGGGCAGATTACCTGACTGGCTGGGCGGGTTTCGCGGAGCCACGGGTTCGGATCGCCCTGCGACGGAGGTCGTACACGTGGGGTCCTGGCCCAATGCCACGTAG
- a CDS encoding BlaI/MecI/CopY family transcriptional regulator, with amino-acid sequence MSTTPSAAEGDPAEGGRRRPGQLEAQVVTVLVDAVGPLTPGEVRERLDPDGTLSYSTVVTTLTRLFDKGAVTRERDGRAYRYGAIRDAAGLVAERMSRLLAAEPDRTTVLRRFVSTLDNRDEQILRALLEEDSDP; translated from the coding sequence ATGAGCACTACTCCGTCCGCCGCCGAGGGTGATCCGGCCGAAGGTGGACGCCGCCGTCCCGGCCAGCTCGAAGCTCAGGTAGTCACCGTTCTCGTCGATGCCGTCGGCCCGTTGACCCCCGGTGAGGTCCGCGAGCGGCTCGACCCCGACGGCACCCTCTCCTACAGCACCGTGGTGACCACCCTGACCCGACTGTTCGACAAGGGTGCCGTTACCCGGGAGCGAGACGGTCGGGCATACCGCTACGGAGCGATACGCGATGCCGCCGGCCTGGTCGCCGAGCGGATGAGCCGGCTGCTGGCCGCAGAACCGGACCGCACCACCGTGCTGCGGCGGTTTGTCAGCACCCTCGACAACCGGGACGAACAGATCCTGCGGGCGCTCCTCGAAGAGGACTCCGACCCGTGA
- a CDS encoding M56 family metallopeptidase: protein MFDHFVWSVVVVPPLIVLAMRLLADRLPPSGAAVTMAWSAVAVGVASMTNLTVFALKAIAEIPAVGRTFGWSGRVVADDTAYVSWVPWLSAALLGAALVSVVRRWRQHREALRLGQVALPDGSQLLVVSDPTAQAFAVPGRPGHIVVTTGMRQLLTDRQFDALLAHEHAHLAARHHRLIRLAELAAAMHPALWWVARQVDYLVERAADEQAAVEVGSRRSVAQAIGVAALAASGRPDTPYGLHAVSSGGVVPRRVAQLLNPQATVRSRLLRVLPVSLALASVIWTGEAIYDLCELLNAARPGR, encoded by the coding sequence ATGTTCGATCATTTCGTATGGTCGGTGGTGGTGGTCCCGCCGCTGATCGTGCTGGCGATGCGGCTGCTGGCCGACCGGCTTCCGCCTTCGGGCGCCGCTGTCACCATGGCCTGGTCGGCCGTTGCCGTGGGCGTGGCCAGCATGACCAACCTCACGGTGTTCGCACTCAAGGCGATCGCCGAGATACCGGCGGTCGGCCGCACGTTCGGCTGGTCGGGGCGGGTGGTTGCGGACGACACCGCCTATGTGTCCTGGGTGCCATGGCTGAGTGCGGCGCTGCTCGGGGCCGCACTCGTGTCGGTCGTCCGGCGGTGGCGTCAACATCGCGAAGCGCTCCGCCTCGGCCAGGTCGCGCTGCCTGACGGTAGCCAGCTCCTGGTGGTGTCCGACCCGACAGCGCAGGCTTTCGCCGTGCCGGGTCGGCCAGGGCACATCGTGGTGACCACCGGTATGCGGCAACTGCTCACCGATCGTCAGTTCGACGCGCTGCTCGCCCACGAGCACGCGCATCTGGCGGCCCGTCATCACCGGCTGATCCGGCTGGCCGAACTCGCCGCCGCGATGCATCCGGCCCTGTGGTGGGTGGCCCGGCAGGTCGACTACCTGGTGGAGCGGGCCGCCGACGAGCAGGCTGCGGTCGAGGTCGGCAGTCGTCGGTCGGTCGCCCAGGCCATCGGGGTGGCCGCACTGGCCGCGAGCGGGAGGCCGGACACCCCGTACGGGCTGCACGCCGTGTCCTCCGGTGGAGTCGTCCCGCGTCGGGTGGCCCAGCTGCTGAATCCGCAGGCCACCGTTCGGTCGCGTCTACTGCGTGTCCTGCCGGTGTCACTGGCGCTGGCTTCGGTGATCTGGACCGGTGAGGCGATCTACGACCTCTGCGAACTGCTGAACGCGGCCCGACCCGGCCGGTAG
- a CDS encoding PadR family transcriptional regulator codes for MSVRHALLALLAEGPKFGLQLRQEFEERTGEVWPLNVGQVYTTLQRLERDGLVESDDAQAEGSQKGFRITSGGDRELVSWLRTPPDAKLPPRDELVIKVLVALTVPDVDVHEVVQVHRRHLVEAMQRYTRLKADAPEHDVGVGLVVDAELFRLEAVVRWLDAADTRLRRRPAPGPARTPAPPAAAPQAARPAEARR; via the coding sequence ATGAGCGTTCGGCACGCGTTGTTGGCCCTGCTCGCGGAGGGCCCGAAGTTCGGGTTGCAGCTACGGCAGGAGTTCGAGGAGCGGACCGGGGAGGTGTGGCCGCTCAACGTCGGTCAGGTGTACACGACCCTGCAGCGACTCGAACGTGACGGCCTGGTGGAGTCCGACGACGCCCAGGCGGAGGGCTCGCAGAAGGGATTCCGGATCACATCCGGCGGCGACCGTGAACTCGTCAGCTGGCTGCGTACCCCGCCGGACGCCAAGCTCCCGCCGCGCGACGAGTTGGTGATCAAGGTGCTGGTGGCGCTGACGGTGCCCGATGTGGACGTGCACGAGGTCGTGCAGGTGCACCGGCGGCACCTGGTCGAGGCGATGCAGCGGTACACCCGGTTGAAGGCGGACGCACCCGAGCACGACGTCGGGGTCGGACTCGTCGTCGATGCCGAGCTGTTCCGGCTGGAGGCGGTCGTCCGGTGGCTCGACGCGGCCGACACCCGGCTGCGGCGACGGCCGGCGCCCGGTCCCGCCCGTACCCCGGCACCGCCCGCCGCCGCGCCGCAGGCAGCCCGTCCGGCGGAGGCCCGCCGATGA
- a CDS encoding ABC transporter ATP-binding protein, whose amino-acid sequence MTARLELRQVTKVYGSGPTEVRALEQADLVVEGGELVAIMGPSGSGKSTLLTIAGSLEQATSGQVLVAGTDLSRMSGNDRARMRRRAIGYVFQDFNLLAGLTAAENVALPLELDGVRARAARGIALRALEELGLSARAGRYPDELSGGERQRVAIARAVVGDRQLLLADEPTGALDSATGEAVMRLLRATCQGGIAGVMVTHDAQLASWADRVVFLRDGRIVDQTMPPAGPESLLTAETGR is encoded by the coding sequence ATGACCGCGCGGCTCGAGCTGCGACAGGTGACCAAGGTGTACGGGTCGGGCCCTACCGAGGTACGGGCACTCGAACAGGCCGATCTGGTCGTCGAGGGTGGCGAACTGGTGGCCATCATGGGGCCCAGCGGCTCCGGCAAGAGCACCCTGCTGACGATCGCGGGCAGCCTGGAGCAGGCGACCAGCGGTCAGGTTCTGGTGGCCGGCACCGACCTGTCCCGGATGTCGGGCAATGATCGGGCGCGGATGCGTCGCCGCGCGATCGGGTACGTCTTCCAGGACTTCAACCTGCTCGCCGGGCTGACCGCCGCCGAGAACGTCGCCCTGCCGTTGGAGCTGGACGGGGTACGGGCCAGGGCCGCCCGGGGGATCGCTCTGCGGGCGCTGGAGGAGTTGGGACTCTCGGCGCGGGCGGGACGGTATCCCGACGAGCTCTCCGGTGGTGAGCGGCAGCGGGTGGCGATCGCCCGGGCCGTGGTCGGCGATCGTCAACTGTTGCTCGCCGACGAGCCGACCGGCGCGCTGGACTCGGCCACCGGCGAGGCGGTGATGCGCCTGCTGCGCGCCACCTGCCAGGGCGGGATCGCCGGAGTCATGGTCACCCACGACGCTCAACTCGCGTCCTGGGCCGACCGGGTGGTGTTCCTTCGGGATGGCCGGATCGTCGATCAGACCATGCCGCCCGCCGGCCCGGAGTCGCTGCTCACGGCGGAGACCGGCCGGTGA
- a CDS encoding ABC transporter permease yields the protein MTRLSSVNEVDPAAPPRTGARGRSAGGLPARRAIGRWAWRIFRRQWRQQMLLLALLTVAVLAAISGVAAAFHLTPSRDARFGTADHILSYDGSDPAALQAALAATREFFGTVDVVGRRAAPIPGSADDVQIRAQDPDGAFSGPMLGLRQGRYPTGADEIAVTDGTAMVFEVRVGDRLTLDGRSRSVVGLVENPSDLNEEFALVSPQHADQPQSVAVLVRASADRVHEFRDPSGRRPAAEDRGVDPRNLATAGVLALTTVGLLLVCLVAAAGFAVVAQRRLRELGMLAALGATERHLRLVMVVNGAVVGVIAALVGAGVGLAGWIAVAPAFESAVGHRVSRFDLPWPLIGVAALLAVVAATGAAWWPARVVARVPIVLALSARPPRPKPARRSAIAAIGFVGIGVGCLASAGQSNPWLIIGGTLATAAGLLLASPLAIRLLPLVGGWLPIAPRLALRDLGRYQARSAAALAAISLGLAIPVGTVVVASASVANSAAAFGNLSDRQLVVRIDRQAEPIVPVRTPEQLASLQTQVDRLAGTLGGAAVIPMDLPLRPDSRVESGQDGNGSGRPAIDLGWPLGDGRLRAVPLFVGTPAQLRHYGIDPASISPDIDVLTVRGEQDLQFSGVRGRGEPLKVQRIDVPGYSSAPTTLITEDAIRRLGWQQGRVGWFVEAAESLRDEQLSQARQVAADAGLHIESREAPLSLAALQNGVTAGGMLLALGVLAMTVGLIRGEGARDLRTLTAAGATSRVRRVLTAATAGSLALLGVLLGTTAAYLGLVGGYWRELDNLSHVPVVHLLALVVGLPLVAAACGWLLAGREPPAIARQALG from the coding sequence GTGACCCGGTTGTCGTCGGTCAACGAGGTCGACCCGGCCGCGCCGCCGCGCACCGGTGCCCGGGGACGCTCGGCTGGCGGGTTGCCGGCCCGGCGGGCGATTGGCCGCTGGGCGTGGCGGATCTTCCGTCGTCAGTGGCGACAGCAGATGCTCCTGCTGGCCCTGCTCACCGTCGCGGTGCTGGCCGCGATCTCCGGCGTGGCGGCCGCGTTCCACCTGACGCCGTCCCGGGACGCGCGGTTCGGCACGGCCGACCACATTCTGTCGTACGACGGGTCGGATCCGGCTGCGTTGCAGGCTGCCTTGGCCGCCACCCGGGAGTTCTTCGGCACTGTCGACGTCGTCGGACGGCGAGCCGCGCCGATTCCCGGCTCGGCCGACGATGTGCAGATCCGGGCGCAGGACCCGGACGGTGCGTTCAGTGGACCGATGCTGGGCCTGCGACAGGGCCGGTACCCGACCGGCGCGGACGAGATCGCCGTGACGGACGGGACGGCGATGGTCTTTGAGGTCCGGGTCGGGGATCGGCTGACCCTCGACGGTCGTAGCCGCTCCGTGGTGGGCCTGGTGGAGAACCCGAGCGACCTGAACGAAGAGTTCGCCCTCGTCTCCCCGCAGCACGCTGACCAGCCGCAGAGCGTGGCCGTGCTGGTGCGGGCCAGCGCCGACCGGGTGCACGAGTTCCGGGACCCCAGCGGCCGGCGGCCGGCCGCCGAGGACCGGGGAGTCGATCCGAGGAACCTGGCCACGGCGGGCGTACTCGCGTTGACCACGGTCGGCCTGCTGCTGGTCTGTCTGGTGGCCGCCGCCGGGTTCGCCGTCGTGGCCCAGCGCCGGCTGCGTGAACTCGGCATGCTCGCCGCGTTGGGGGCGACCGAGCGGCACCTGCGCCTGGTGATGGTGGTCAACGGGGCCGTGGTGGGGGTGATCGCCGCGCTCGTCGGAGCCGGCGTGGGGCTGGCCGGTTGGATCGCCGTCGCACCGGCGTTCGAGTCGGCGGTCGGGCACCGGGTCAGCCGGTTCGACCTGCCCTGGCCGCTGATCGGCGTGGCCGCGCTGCTGGCCGTGGTGGCCGCCACCGGGGCGGCGTGGTGGCCAGCACGGGTGGTGGCGCGGGTGCCGATCGTGCTGGCCCTGTCCGCCCGGCCACCCCGACCGAAGCCGGCCCGGCGATCCGCGATCGCCGCCATCGGGTTTGTCGGCATCGGCGTCGGATGCCTGGCCAGCGCCGGGCAGAGCAATCCGTGGCTGATCATCGGCGGCACCCTCGCCACGGCTGCCGGCCTGCTGCTCGCCAGTCCGTTGGCGATCAGGTTGCTGCCGCTGGTGGGTGGTTGGCTGCCGATCGCGCCCAGGCTGGCCCTGCGCGATCTGGGTCGATACCAGGCCCGTTCCGCGGCGGCACTGGCCGCGATCAGCCTCGGCCTGGCCATCCCGGTGGGAACGGTGGTGGTGGCCTCGGCCTCGGTGGCCAACTCCGCCGCCGCGTTCGGTAACCTCTCCGACCGGCAACTGGTGGTCCGGATCGACCGACAAGCCGAACCGATCGTTCCGGTCCGGACTCCGGAGCAGCTGGCGAGTCTCCAGACCCAGGTCGACCGGCTCGCGGGAACGCTCGGCGGCGCGGCCGTCATCCCGATGGACCTGCCGCTGCGCCCGGACTCCAGAGTGGAAAGTGGTCAGGACGGCAACGGGTCGGGGCGGCCGGCCATCGATCTGGGCTGGCCGCTCGGTGACGGGCGGCTGCGGGCTGTCCCGCTCTTCGTCGGTACGCCGGCCCAACTACGGCACTACGGGATCGACCCCGCTTCCATCAGCCCCGACATCGACGTGCTGACGGTGCGGGGCGAGCAGGACCTCCAGTTCTCCGGGGTCAGGGGGCGGGGGGAGCCGCTGAAGGTGCAGCGGATCGACGTGCCCGGCTACAGCTCGGCGCCGACCACACTGATCACCGAGGACGCCATCCGAAGGCTGGGATGGCAGCAGGGCCGGGTCGGCTGGTTCGTCGAGGCGGCCGAGTCACTGCGCGACGAGCAACTCAGCCAGGCCCGGCAGGTCGCGGCGGACGCGGGACTGCACATCGAGTCCCGGGAGGCGCCGCTGAGTCTGGCGGCGCTCCAGAACGGCGTTACCGCCGGCGGCATGCTCCTCGCGCTGGGCGTACTGGCGATGACGGTGGGGTTGATCCGGGGGGAGGGGGCGCGCGATCTGCGTACCCTGACCGCCGCCGGGGCCACCAGCCGGGTCCGGCGGGTGCTGACCGCGGCCACGGCGGGTTCGCTGGCCCTGCTTGGCGTGCTGCTGGGTACGACCGCCGCGTACCTCGGACTGGTCGGCGGGTACTGGAGGGAGCTCGACAACCTGAGTCACGTACCCGTGGTCCATCTGCTCGCCCTGGTCGTCGGTCTTCCGTTGGTGGCCGCCGCCTGCGGTTGGCTGCTGGCCGGACGTGAACCGCCGGCCATCGCCCGGCAGGCCCTCGGCTGA
- the efeU gene encoding iron uptake transporter permease EfeU — MFATYLIGLREGLEATLVVSILVAFLVKSQRRERLPQVWLGVGLAVAVSVFFGWLIEYTSTTLLATSAQRELFEAITSVAAVVFVTWMIFWMRRAARSIAGELRNRLTEALAVGSIAVATMAFLAVVREGLETALIFYSAAQGAAGDTGPLLALIGGIATAVVLGVLIYASAMRINLGRFFTWTGALLILVAAGILKYGVHDFQEAGVLPGLNNLAFDITTVLDPNTWYATLLAGMFNITPAPTVIETIAWIGYAVPVLLLFLRPGRRTSAPAPVTPAATDPTSVTSPTSDTAASQPA, encoded by the coding sequence ATGTTCGCCACCTACCTGATCGGGCTACGCGAAGGTCTCGAGGCCACCCTGGTCGTCAGCATCCTGGTGGCGTTCCTGGTCAAGTCGCAGCGGCGGGAACGGCTGCCGCAGGTCTGGCTCGGGGTCGGCCTCGCCGTCGCCGTCTCGGTGTTCTTCGGCTGGCTGATCGAGTACACCTCGACCACGCTGCTGGCCACCAGCGCTCAGCGGGAACTCTTCGAGGCGATCACCTCGGTGGCGGCCGTTGTCTTCGTCACCTGGATGATCTTCTGGATGCGCCGGGCCGCCCGGTCGATCGCGGGCGAACTGCGTAACCGGCTGACCGAGGCGCTCGCCGTCGGGTCGATCGCGGTGGCCACGATGGCCTTCTTGGCGGTGGTCCGGGAGGGACTGGAGACCGCGCTGATCTTCTACTCGGCCGCGCAGGGAGCGGCGGGCGACACCGGGCCGCTGCTCGCGCTGATCGGTGGGATCGCCACCGCGGTGGTGCTCGGCGTACTGATCTATGCCAGCGCGATGCGGATCAACCTCGGCAGGTTCTTCACCTGGACCGGTGCGCTGCTGATCCTGGTCGCCGCCGGCATCCTCAAGTACGGCGTGCACGACTTCCAAGAGGCTGGTGTACTGCCCGGCCTGAACAACCTGGCCTTCGACATCACCACCGTGCTCGACCCGAACACCTGGTACGCCACCCTGCTCGCCGGGATGTTCAACATCACCCCCGCCCCGACGGTGATCGAGACGATCGCCTGGATCGGGTACGCGGTGCCCGTACTCCTGCTCTTCCTACGGCCCGGACGACGGACGTCAGCTCCCGCCCCGGTGACCCCGGCCGCCACCGACCCGACTTCCGTCACCAGCCCGACTTCCGACACAGCTGCCTCGCAGCCCGCCTGA
- the efeO gene encoding iron uptake system protein EfeO, which translates to MRTSRFLVAVAAGVLATAGLAGCGGDGDDDANTAAGGPIAVKADDSTCAVASTDIAAGTATFKITNSGAKVTEFYVYADGDRVMGEVENIAPGLSRELRVELPAGTYQTACKPGMSGKGIRNALTVSGSAEPLTADAALADATDSYQRYVKSQTTALLEKTGEFVAAVKAGDVAKAKALFPVARTYWERIEPVAEIFGDLDPKIDGREEVIEEGMEFTGFHRIEKDLWTTGDISKDGPLADRLMTDIQEIVAKANAEKLSPLQLANGAKELLDEVATGKITGEEDRYSHTDLWDFSANLEGSKAAIAALRPVLQDRAPDLVSQLDTEFTNVETLLGKHRAGDGWKLHTALSQPELKELSDGINALAEPISKVAAVVAK; encoded by the coding sequence ATGCGTACCTCCCGATTCCTGGTGGCCGTCGCCGCAGGTGTCCTCGCCACCGCCGGGCTGGCCGGGTGTGGCGGCGACGGAGACGACGACGCGAACACTGCGGCCGGCGGCCCGATCGCCGTCAAGGCCGACGACAGCACCTGTGCGGTCGCCAGCACCGACATCGCGGCCGGTACGGCCACCTTCAAAATCACCAACTCGGGTGCCAAGGTGACCGAGTTCTACGTCTACGCCGACGGCGACCGGGTGATGGGCGAGGTCGAGAACATCGCTCCCGGACTGAGCCGGGAACTGCGGGTGGAACTGCCGGCGGGCACCTACCAGACGGCCTGCAAGCCGGGAATGAGCGGCAAGGGCATCCGGAACGCGCTCACGGTCAGCGGCTCGGCCGAGCCGCTCACCGCCGACGCCGCGCTGGCCGACGCGACCGACAGTTACCAGCGGTACGTCAAGAGCCAGACCACCGCGCTGCTGGAGAAGACCGGAGAGTTCGTCGCCGCCGTCAAGGCCGGCGACGTGGCCAAGGCCAAGGCGCTCTTCCCGGTGGCCCGCACCTATTGGGAGCGGATCGAACCGGTGGCGGAGATCTTCGGCGACCTCGACCCCAAGATCGATGGTCGGGAGGAAGTCATCGAGGAGGGCATGGAGTTCACCGGCTTCCACCGGATCGAGAAGGACCTCTGGACCACCGGCGACATCAGCAAGGACGGCCCGCTCGCCGACCGGCTGATGACCGACATCCAGGAGATCGTGGCCAAGGCCAACGCGGAGAAGCTCTCCCCGCTGCAACTCGCGAACGGCGCGAAGGAACTGCTCGACGAGGTCGCCACCGGCAAAATCACCGGCGAGGAGGACCGCTACTCGCACACCGACCTGTGGGACTTCAGCGCCAACCTGGAAGGCTCCAAGGCTGCCATCGCCGCGCTCCGTCCGGTGTTGCAGGACCGCGCTCCCGACCTGGTCAGCCAGCTCGACACGGAGTTCACCAACGTCGAGACGTTGCTCGGCAAGCACCGCGCCGGGGACGGCTGGAAGCTGCACACCGCGCTGAGCCAGCCCGAGCTGAAGGAACTCTCCGACGGCATCAACGCGCTCGCCGAGCCGATCAGCAAGGTCGCCGCGGTCGTCGCCAAGTAG